Within the Garra rufa chromosome 16, GarRuf1.0, whole genome shotgun sequence genome, the region CCATTTTtgtagctggtgaaaatactagtgttctaataattttggccaacaCTATATCTACAATTGCTAAAGTTTTGAAAAACCTTTGAAGATTCATGAAAATGAGCAGTTATTCTAGTcagattgttttaattttttacaaGGTTGTGGATGTAGCTAGCTTGTCTGTTTTTTACTCTGTCTGTTTGTTTTAACTAATTTCCTCTCGTCCTACAGCCCATGCACACCTGCTGCTTGCTGTGCCACCGGGAGTTTAAAGACTGGGGGGCAGGCCAGGTGAACGGGCTCCCCAGTCACGGGTCCAAACTGGCAGAGGCTGTACCTGCTCTCTCCCAAGCCCTGCTGAGGGAGGTTCCAGGCCGAAAGCTGGCAGACGCCGTGCCTTCGCTCTCCCAGTCGCTGTTGGGTGAGGTACCGCTGTGGATCTGCCAGAGCTGCAGGAAGAGTGTGGAAGAGGAGGAGAGGAGAACGATTCAGGAGCAAACTGCGCAGGTAATTGAGATTAGCGGTGGGGTAATTGGTAGAAATTCAGTTTTTATCAATTAGTGTTTATAGACACAGTCAAAACATGTCATTATAACTTTACAATATATAATCTATCCACCTTATTATTTAATGTGAAGTAAGCCTATGGTTGAGAATTcgggttcattagctgctataggaataacaatttacagataatgtactcacccccttgttatccaagatgttcatgtctttctttctttcttcagttgtaaagaaattatgttttttgaggtaaacaaaatttttcttcatatactggacttctatggtgccctgagtttgaacgtccaaaatgcattTTGCATTATGGATGCGGCTTCAAACGTTCCCAACTTCTGTTGTAAACAATCCcggctgaggaagaagggtcttatttagcgaaacgatcggttattattattttttttattacaattaccggtttaagacagttagggtatgttgaaaaactcccatctcatctttctccctcaacttcaaaatcaccctacattgctgttttgacattttttgttaagggtgtttgatcttctttacatgttcactttgcaaacactggggctgtacttctgcagcaatgtttgatggttttgaaattatttttttaagttgagggagaaaataagttgGGAGTTTTTCGATACACCCTAATCTTGAACCCGAAAAAACAGCTCACGCAGAGCAAGTCAAGACGTGCGctcgaggttaaaaagtatataaattgtaattaaaaacaaaaaaaggatagtttgaagccgcatttaaaatgcattttggaagttcaaactcagggcaccatagaagtccactatatggagaaaaatcctgaaatgtttttctcaaacaacataatttctttacgactgaagaaagaaagacatgaacaacttggatgacaatgggtcagtacattatttgtaatttattgttctggaagtgaacttcatctttaggataatacattaaaataatatggtcaaacacaccaatttgcaatatcaagcagcccGACTCATTAAAATTGACAAATGGCAGCACCCACTCttatgggaagaaaaaggtggataagttGTACTCCATAATGTATAGACTAtagttttcattgcatttaatacAAAATTTAAAGCAGAGTAATGAACAAATCATACTAAAGCTTTTCTAAAAACTAAATTTGATTTTCTAAACCATTTTTGGTAATTTGTTGCTTTTAACCAGCCAATATAACAGTGATTTTTAGTGGCTATATGAAGTCAGTTCCCCTCAAGTTTATAGTGGTGTTAACAAACATAcgtcataaaaaatatttattgaagttataaatcaaacaaaaatattgGACTGAATTTATCAAGAAAATACGATTTCagaagggacagttcacccaaaaatgaaaattctaacattaattactcacccttatgtcccgtaagacctttgttcatctacagaacacaaattaagatatttttgatcaaaatccTAGAGCTTTTTgaccttccatagacagcaatcAAGGCTTAGAAACATAGTGAAGACATTGTTTAAATAGGACTGTCCCGGGAGAGAAGAAAtcgttaaataaagttgttgtttttgttttctttgcgcacacaAACTATTTTTGTAGCTTCAAAAATGTACGGTTTAGcaactgatgccacatggactcttttaacaatgtccttactacttttctgggcatTGACCGTCAAAATATCAtctcaaatatcttaatttgtgttctaaagatgaacaaaggtcttatgggtttggaacaacatgagggtgagaaattaatgacagaattttcatttttgcgtaaactatctctttaaaaatatcacatttaatttaatgtgtttctccgcatttctttgtaattgtgaAATTTGTTTCTACACCAAATTTAGTTTGAAGTATGTCATCCAGAATGTTTCCAAATACCAAACTTTTTTGTAAATCATTTTCTTTTGCTATTTTCCTTAAAATTAAATGGATTgagtttttaaaaagaaattaatgtgaaatacaaaataattgaagaatcaaaaataaattaatttagtaTCAATAATAAGTGTGTGTCCAAATAATTTTACAGTTGTAAATTGGTACTGTAAGTGATCCATTTTTAGGCTTAAATTTTTATTGGAAGATTGCACTAGTTGATTGACCAGTGTTCATTCAGGTTTGCTGATGTTAAATTTGCTTCTATTTTTTTATTGGATTAAGAACACTGTGCCACATCTGTTACCAAAACTGTCCTCTTCTCTAAACCGGAAAGCTCAGTATGTCATTGAGGACAATCCTGTGTACACAACACAAAAGAGACGAAACAAATCTGATAGCACTGACATGTCTACAATTTTCCATACACCCTGTAGATCCCCAGCAGTTTCTGTAGACGTGCATTTTGAGGTGTTTTCTGTCTCATGTCTAAAAGATGAATGTGTTGTCATCCAGGTGCCGCTGTCCCACTCGTCCTCGTGTAAGTCTCAAAGCTGTGGGAACGGTTATCCCGAGCATAGCTCAGTGGATTGGGACCCCAGCTCCTTCCTCTCCGCACGCAAGCTGTCTGGCCTGTGGAATTCGGCTCATTCTAACGGAGGGTCTCAATGCAACCACAGCACACCTACGCTTTCACAGAGTATGTCTCTTTTACTTCATTACACAGTGCTCTGGATCACTTTATTCTGGTTGGTTAGTTGCAGCCTGATATTTTTGTATAAGAACCATTGAATTGACCAGTTTTCTACGTAACAGTGCTAGTATTTCATATTATTCtataatttcgtctttattctcagaTTATGAACTCaaatcaatatgtgaccctggaccacaaaaccagtcttaagtagcacgggtatatttggagcgatagattgtatgggtcaaaattatatattttttttaatgccagtaAAGATCATGTGCCATTGCTAAGAGCTGCATTTGGGCAATTTTAAAGGCGATGttctcaatatttaggtttttttttttgcaccctcagattccagattttcaaatagttgtatctccgccaagtattgtcctatcctaacaaatcatacaacaatggaaagcttttagatgatgtataaatcatatAACTGTTTTTGTgaaccagggtcacatatgtcatgttctcttatttatttattttgtttttagctGTGTAATAAGAGAGATATTGTACAGTATTGTAACAAAATAAAGGGTTTATGGGGTTGATATAAGATCTGATCAAACTTTTCTTGTATTCTGCTGAGTGGgtttctttaaaggaacactccactttttttggaaataggctcattctccaactcccccgagttaataagttgagttttaccgttttgaaatccattcagtcgttctcctgttctggcgatatcaattttagcatagcttagcatagattgttgaatcctattagatcaatagcattgtgttcaaaaatgaccaacgagtttccatatttgtcctatttaaaacttgactcttctgtagttatatcgtgtactaaaacaGGCGGAAAgtgtaaagcttttttttttctaggctgataagattaggaactacacttccattccggcgtaatagtcaaggaagtttgctgccgtaatatggccgaagcaggcggagtaatatcacgcagcgcatgtggaaatgctaacctagctgagAACTAATTTCTgacgctgcgtgatattactccgcctgctgcatccatattacagcagcaaactttaaactttaaataggacaaatatggaaactcgttggtcatttttgaacgcgatgctattggtgcaataggattcagtgatctatgctaagctatgctaaaagtgatattgccagaacaggagaacggctgaatggatttcaaaacggtaaaactcaatttattaactcggggggagttgaagacttcttctgaaaaagaaaagctTTTAGATGGAGTGTTCCTTTTacagggggcagccgtggcctaatggttagagagtcggacttgtaacccaaaggttgcaggttcgagtctcaggtccggcagggattgtaggtggggggagtgaatgtacagcactctctccaccctcaataccatgactgaggtgagtcccttgagcaaggcaccgatcccccaactgctcacCATACTTGGcatcacttcacctcctttccttttcctttttcgtttcctttcctttcctttttcagATGTACAGGAAGTATTTAATAGAATTTGACTGACTAACTGTATTATTTCTTGTCCTGATAGGTGGAACATTGGGACCAGCTTGCCATGAGAAGAGATCTTCTCATGACGCTCCCGGGAAGGCTGCCAAAACATTCGGAACTAAAGTCTGTCCCTACAGTCATCCCGCATCCCAGAATTCCAATGCGGCTTCTCCTGGTACACTGTCTGCCTCCACTGATCTATGTAAGACCAACCCCAAGCACTTCAAGACAATGTGTCGACGACCAACTCCTCCAGGTAAGAGCACAGTTCATGCCATTATATGAAAAATGGGTAAAACTTTACATTACGTTTTaatttttaacattagttaataaatGCATTAGGTGCTATGAACTAAAAGCGAACAACAatttttgcagcatttattagtctAGGAGcatattaatttgtaaatatgctatttttaattcatttgcaTTTATAAGACTTttactaattttaatttttgggccattctacagaattggtgcaaactgctgtccaaCAAccgaaaaacacatttaaaatgcattaaggatctaagatccttctattatctattgaaacccacaataatatcaGTAGATAGGCcacatcattttgaggtaaaaagtctgaaaaatctgtgtgtaactttaaggaacggcACTATCGAACACCTTtcattacacttgaaatattgttgaaaataaataaaataacaaaaaatacatgTTTACCATGTAGATGTAAGTGAAATCTTAAGTCAGTATTAGATTATATATTActctgtttcggtagtgacaaatttgggcagagaaattctgaaactttctgaaaatacaatatgagaattaactacacaattactaaagaaaatgtACCGTGGATATTATACAATTGTTTTTTGGAAAAAGACAATTCTTTTCACGTTTTCAACTCTGACttttgaccaattctgtagaatggaccatatacaaaataaatgtgaaaaatgtattggtatacactactgtttaaaagtttggggtcagagttttcaaaagatttctattatgctcaccaaggctgcttttatttgatctaactacagcaaaaacaattacacggtgaaatattactgcaattaaaaataactgttttctattttaatacagttttaatgtaatttattcctgtgatgcaaagctgaattttctacaGTCTTTACTCCTGCCTTGAGTGTCActtaatccttcagaaattattctaatatgctcatttatgctcaaaaaacataaaaaaatataatgtcttttgtaacattaaattgCTTTACTATCACATTCAATCAGTTTAGTGCATTCTTGCTGAgtaaagtattgatttctttctaATTTACCACTTTGTTTAGCCATATTTACAAAACATAGTGtatcagaagtttttttttaatctcagtgCTTCTATTGATGTTGTTTAGGGATAGAAGATAATAGATTAAGGGTTGAAGCGCTTGTTCTAATTTTAGCACAGCGTTGCAGTAGACAGACTAAAGGAGGTGGTGTGGGAGAATATGTATGCATGCACTACAGCTTTAATGTAAATGGtgacatttaacattttaatgcattttaatttatattcttTAACCACTTAACTCATATGCCACCACCGTATGTAATGGGTGTAAACTGCAAAGCTTTTAAGTTTACACCATGCCCTAACCATACCCAATGTGTGTCAGACTACAATAGAAAATGTTGCTGACACAATCACATCCAATCAGaacattttgatgtttaataaacTGTTATGTAAACTGAGATTATGAATCGATGAAGTCTCAGTGGGCAGTACCACCGGTCGCAGCAAAAATAGAAACCAAGCAACCGATAAAATGTCCCGTTGCTTGTTGCTGTCACTCAAATTAGCTTGGAAGAGATATGATTTATCACTTGTGTCTGGCCATGTTACAGTATGTTCAAACTTTAAACTAAATAAACATTGCTTAACTAAATATGGAAGAATTAAACTACGCAATTTTTACAGGTGAGGCGTTCCACCCAAATGACCACCACCAAGCTGCAGACCTGTCAGTGCCGCCCAACAGTCCAACTGGTCTCTCATCCCAGCATTCCGCGCTGCTGCCTCCCAAGCAAAACTCCAGTCAGCACGTTCACGTCAACTCCGTTAGTTCGGGGCTGCCTTCGCACGCTCCCTTCTCCCCGCTGGTACCAAACATTCATGCTCCCGCAGCTAAGCACTCGAGTGGGGCGGACAGTCCGGTGGCGCTACACAAGCCCAGCGCTTGCAAAAACTCCCACATTCCCGCTGGTAACCCACAACACGGCAAACATAGCAACTCTCTAATAGGATGCAATCACCCGTGCAACGGACACAGTAATGGCAGCTCTGTAGCCTCCCCCAATGCTGGCCATCTAACATCTGGGGCGTGCAGGTGAGCACCGGTGGACATACACTGAGCATCGGTTTGGTTTATCACTTAATATTTGTGTGTGTTAAGTTGTGGTGTTCTGTATGAGCAGGGACCAGGCGTGTAAAGGGCACAAGTTGCCCAACGGGTCATTGTGTCATGCTCCGCCCTGTGAGCTTGAAGAAGGAGATGATGAAGACAGCAGCTCTGAGCGCAGCTCTTGTGCTTCCTCCTCCAACAATCAGAAGGACGGGAAATACTGTGACTGTTGCTACTGCGAGTTCTTTGGCCACAATgcggtatgttttttttttaaagggtatTTTGTGGGTCGTAAGGTCTTAAATCGGTGCAAACAGTCTTAAATTCATAAAGTCATGATTttctaaaagggatagttcacccaaataagataattctcaccctcatgttgattttaaacccgtaagaccttcattcatcttcggaacacaagttaagatatttttatgaaatccagctattttaacaatgtctttactacctttctgggccttgaacttggtagttgcgttgctgtatgcactcttaataataaaggtgctttaaaattagttcaagcaatgccatagaagaaccatttttgtttccacaaagaaccattcagtcaaaggttctttaaagaaccatctctttcttacccttttataatctgaagaaccttcttttgccacaaagaaccttttgtgaaacagaaaggttcatcagatgtttaaggttctttatggaaccattgagacaaaaaaggttcttgtacggcattgtgaagaacctttatttttaagactgtatgcaaggtcagaaatctcttggatttcatcagaaatatcttaatttgtgtttcaaagatacaCAAAGGTcttgtgggtgagtaattaatgacaaaatgttcaatTTTGGGTGACAAAATGAACATCTCTTTTTAAAAATTGTATGCACGGcttcctgaccctgcatagacagcaatgcaactaccacgttcaaggcccagaaaggcagtaaggacatcattcttggcacacaaaaagtattctcatagtttcgtaaaattaaggttaaacacCTCAAGTCACATagaatattttaacaatatccttactaccgttctgggccttgaatgtgtcagttgctttgctgtttatggaggatcagaaagctctcagattatgtaaaaaaaatcttaatttgtgttttgaagatgaacaaaggtcttatgggtttgaaacgacatgaggctgagtaattaatgagagaattttaatttttaggtgaaataACCCTCCATCTGTAATGTTTAGTCATTGCACTGACATTATGTTTGTGCTCTCTCTACCATGactaaaaattatttgtttttctcTGTACAGCCTCCGGCCGCCCCCACCAGTCGGAACTATGCTGAGATCAGGGAGAAGCTCCGGTCCAGGCTGACCCGCCGTAAAGAGGAACTTCCTCAGAGGCAGGATCTAGACCCGGCAGCACCGAGTGCCATAGACCATCGAGATGTGGACGAACTCCTAGACTTCATCAACAGCACAGAGCCCAAGCCCGTCAACAGCGCCAAGGCTGCAAAACGGGCACGGCACAAACAGAAGAAAAAGGTGCAGTGTTTCCGATTCAGcaaagtcagaagtttacattcacattgaaaatgttaattatttgatcaaaataagagggatcatacaaaatgcatgctattttttgtttagtactgacctgaataagttatttcacattaaagacgtttacagttatagtccacaagataaaataatagttgaatttataaaaatgacctgttcaaaagtttgcatacacttgttaaactaaagttttttttgtagtaatattATTTGTAACCTGGATTAGCAAAAGAAACTAAGGGTGGgccttaaaataatttttttgaattTCCATTTCTGTTAAGCCACTGTTGTAATGATGAAACGGGCTTCGAAGCTCTGCCTTTGATTTccaaaaatagtttattttgaagCCAACTTGCCATTGCATTCTTTATGCAAATGCAGCATTTGCTCTTTCagctttctttaaaaaatatgattGTGACTCATTTCTCAACAATCTTGATCAGGAGAAGGAGAGGGCTCTTCAGGGCAGTGTCGAGGCAGCCATCAGTGAACCCCGCTCGGTATCTCCCCCCGACCCCATAGAAGATTCAGCTTCAGATGGGGAAGCAAACAGACTGTTGGAGTGGCCTCAGCTGGAGCTGGAGCGAGTTAACAGTTTCCTGACCAGCCGTCTGGAGGAGataaaaaacaccataaaagacTCCATCCGTGCCTCCTTCAGCATGTACGACCTTAACCTGGACGTCAACGACTTCCCGAAGAAGGCAGCGACACTGGAAGGAAACCATCTGCTGTCTCACCTCAATGGATCTTCTGATCTACAGCAGATAGACTTGGATCTGGCACCACTGTCATTGAGGAACTTCAAGAGAGACCTAGATATAGTGAACGGTTGGGAGGACTCCACCACTGCAGCCAAAGACATCCAGAGGCTCCACTCCACACCAAGTCTTTCCAAACTCATCCGTGTGCGGTCACCAGAACGAAGCCCAGCCACGGGTTCAGAGTCCATCCAGCCTGGCACCGCATCTGCACCCAAGCCAAGTGATGCAGTCCTTGAAACCAAGCCCATAACTGGAGTCAATTCTAAGACAAAGAAGGGTAAGAAACAGCAGAATCAGAGGCACCAAGACCAGGTGACTCAAGAGCAGGTGACCAGTATGAAAACGGCAAAAACTGAGACGCACAAAGCGCAGGAAACAAGGGCAGCTGATTCAGATAAAAGCACCAAAGGTGGATCCAAACAGAACCACCAGACTCAGCAGCAGGCAGACTCGCAGAAAATAGGAAATAAGAGAGCAGAAGAGGTCAAAGCTTGCAAGCAGTCATCCAATGGAGCCTCAAACGGTCACCATAATACAGGGTCTAACACGCAGAGGGGGAAGAATGACCTCTCGGATACACGGGGAAACAGGTCGGAGCATGACGTAGACACTAAAACCACCTCCAACACTCCCAGTTCACAGCAGCAAGCACAACAACCGAAGGGAAAGActaaaaacaagaacaaaaacaaGACGGAAAAACCGAGTAACACAATCGGTAAGTGACCTTTGGGCAAAAGCAAGTTGGTTTGATCTTATAGATCAGACCAATTTATAGCACTTCATAATTTTTTTCTCCTTTCTTCCTGATAGATGACGTGTTCCTTCCCAAAGACGTCGACCCTACGGAAATGGACGAGATTGATCGTGAGGTTGAATATTTCAAGAGGTAATGCAGGCAAACCactctgttaaagggatagttcactcaaaaataaaaattctgtcatcaattactcaccctcatgtcattccaaaccccttTGTCAGAAtgcaatttaagatattttagattaaatttgagagctttctgaccctccatagacagcaagggtcctacaaCGGTCAAggccagaaaggtaataagaacatggttaaaatagtccatgtgacatcagtggatcaactgttattttacaaagccaagagaatacttttgtgtgcaaagaaaacaaaaataatgacttgatTCAACCATTCATCTCCTCCACATGACcctacagggctcgaaattaacttttttacttggtagcactggtgctcccaacttcgaAAATTTTTAGGAGCactaatttctttttagtaatgcgccaatcttgattcttcatggtcgattctgattgcagatgttttacaagcaaatgggctgattctgaaagccttttttatatatttattttacgccacacaagggacaagaatgaatgaaaatatgagtacatgaacaagatgtttgttttctctattataggtacagccatttaaattagaggcaaccactgcatttttaaacagtctacagtataaacaacaaaaaataaacaacaataaatgcaggcatgatcaaagtaggctactctttcaatattcaaagtgcaaatagagaacgaatttttcaagcatgatacagagatatagacactacacaacttattatagcccacatactaataacagcctagatatttaatgtagcctaatttgcacgcattggggagtcgctctctaaacgtagggtattaaaattgcttttgaatgcacgtgcgcgttttacttttggtttcgttttaacgatcgtgCAAAACTCTCGACGGCGCGGAGCGTGctttctacaatacaagagattacttcaacaaaaccatttgaaagtgggaggacaccaatgggattttgaaaagtgtgtcccgagtggaaattacgcccctgcgtgagtggaactctgccgctgagttatcatctgatgtgaatgtatgccgcgttgtacagtatattgagacggaggcggcagaattgtatctgacagaatgtaacgttacgctgtagcacgaaatatagtagatttcttcaaaagcagattgtggaaactttttaattgtccacaatcaaaggAGAGAACGGCGaagctgtcactgtatcagctcacaacagtctgtgcagaagttaggctagcgaaagttttgtaaagaatgTCACATCTATGtgacactgatgtcacatggacttttttattgatgtccttaatacctttctgggctttgaacgtggtagttgtgtggctgtctatgcagggtcagtaagctctcagatttcatcaaaaatatcttaatttgtgttcagaagatgaattaAGGTCTTACgttttgtaacaacatgagggtgagtaattaatgactgaattattattttggggtgaactatccttttaagataCAATAGAGAAATTTTTGTTTGGTTGAAGTACTATGTTAATAAGCATCAGATTTTTTCCAGGGAGATTTCAAAGTTAGTGGGGCTTACCAAGTGCAGATATAGAAACCAAGTGATAAAGATACAGCTAGGGAACATACCTGTCAACCCTCCTGTTTTTCCTGGTATTCTCCCGTATTATACCATTCTATTTCGCTATCAAATCATTTGAATGTTTTCCagtatttttaatctttctataaaaaaaaaatctcactgggTGTATTTTATATGTTTGATAAATTTGCCAATATAACTCCCATCATTCGTATGGCCCAAACCTTATATGAATAATCACATCAACATATTCCAAGATTGTTCAGTTGCCAGATTGTGTATGAAATGCACAATTGACACATACAAATTTTAACCCATTCGTGCCCTTAACTTGGCAACCTACAACTCAGTGATGCTGTTGAAATCTGCGCAGTAAGTACCGCGGGAAGAATCACTGGTAGAAGTGGGAGGAGAAAACAAAATATAGACCTACATGTAAATTGAGATATAGCTTCCACAAGGCTATTAAATATTAGCTCTGCAAGTTTCAAGGTCAGGTGCTGCTGCTTTGTTTACTGTGGTTACCAAGGAAATGGTTATATTCCTGGCGAAAAGTGCCATCTGCTGGCAGAATGTTATATAGATGTAAAAATTTAATTTGTTgcttaacatttattaatctcccaattattattattattattttttttttaggttttgccTTGACTCTGCTAAACAAACTCGACAGAAGGTGGCCGTGAACTGGTCCAACTTCAGCCTCAAAAAGATGCCCTCAAATGCAGCTCAGTAACAGATGGGTGATGGTAAACAGACCCCCCACCCCTCCCAGCAAGACTGTACTAAAAACCAGTTTGGCCTTTGGTTACTGTACTTAACACCTGATCGGCCTAAGGTTTCTCCCTCTCACAGCCCTTTCTGCCTCTATGCCACGGGACCTTGATTTTGACCACCAGTCATCAAACACGTTTTCATTTTTTACCTGTTGTTCACGGGGGATCACACTGCATCCTGACCTCAGTCCGAAAACTTGCATCTTGTTATCGCTAAAACACGTTCGGGTACTGATC harbors:
- the fam193b gene encoding protein FAM193B: MARKKSKQQGVGAKDLVSGQQQQQSLSKKPGDAGAAAAAAAAAAAGGGAGGGGDAGASRTNQPMHTCCLLCHREFKDWGAGQVNGLPSHGSKLAEAVPALSQALLREVPGRKLADAVPSLSQSLLGEVPLWICQSCRKSVEEEERRTIQEQTAQVPLSHSSSCKSQSCGNGYPEHSSVDWDPSSFLSARKLSGLWNSAHSNGGSQCNHSTPTLSQSGTLGPACHEKRSSHDAPGKAAKTFGTKVCPYSHPASQNSNAASPGTLSASTDLCKTNPKHFKTMCRRPTPPGEAFHPNDHHQAADLSVPPNSPTGLSSQHSALLPPKQNSSQHVHVNSVSSGLPSHAPFSPLVPNIHAPAAKHSSGADSPVALHKPSACKNSHIPAGNPQHGKHSNSLIGCNHPCNGHSNGSSVASPNAGHLTSGACRDQACKGHKLPNGSLCHAPPCELEEGDDEDSSSERSSCASSSNNQKDGKYCDCCYCEFFGHNAPPAAPTSRNYAEIREKLRSRLTRRKEELPQRQDLDPAAPSAIDHRDVDELLDFINSTEPKPVNSAKAAKRARHKQKKKEKERALQGSVEAAISEPRSVSPPDPIEDSASDGEANRLLEWPQLELERVNSFLTSRLEEIKNTIKDSIRASFSMYDLNLDVNDFPKKAATLEGNHLLSHLNGSSDLQQIDLDLAPLSLRNFKRDLDIVNGWEDSTTAAKDIQRLHSTPSLSKLIRVRSPERSPATGSESIQPGTASAPKPSDAVLETKPITGVNSKTKKGKKQQNQRHQDQVTQEQVTSMKTAKTETHKAQETRAADSDKSTKGGSKQNHQTQQQADSQKIGNKRAEEVKACKQSSNGASNGHHNTGSNTQRGKNDLSDTRGNRSEHDVDTKTTSNTPSSQQQAQQPKGKTKNKNKNKTEKPSNTIDDVFLPKDVDPTEMDEIDREVEYFKRFCLDSAKQTRQKVAVNWSNFSLKKMPSNAAQ